A region of the Fulvia fulva chromosome 7, complete sequence genome:
GGTCTTGCGACTCATGATAGAGTGTCTGGGAAATGTTATGCAGTATCCTCGCAGGTCGACTGCCACTCGTCATTCCTCATGCTGGCCTCTCCTCGGCACAAAACACCACTCATGCACATCTCTCGTACGACCATTGCACTGCCGTGTGTCGTGTCATAGGAACGCCAGAACACCTCGCCTGTATCAAAGCCCTGGTAATCTACACGTTGAATCATGCTCTCTCGCCTAGCTCCTGAGCGCACGCAGCCGCTCGCCCAGCTTGTCTTCCCGCTCCTCTTCCGCCGGCTGCTGTATATTCTGAGCCGGTGTTGCGCCTGCCATCTCCTGACTCAGCTCAACCCCAGCTTCGTCTGCCACTTGTCCCATCAGCTTATCGACATCCTCTTGTGGTGTGGCTGTTGCGGTCGCGGATGAGGTCGCGTTCTCGTAGTATCCTGTCGCAACGTCGAGATCCTCGAATTGTGTCTCGAAGCGGTCCATCACTGCTGATATCTATCCAGTCGTTAGTCTTGCGCTGCGGTAATGCCCACTATCCGATTCCGGTCTTAGCCTACCTGCTCTAGGTTCATGCTCCTCATCGCATTGTCCATGCCCTTGACCACATTCGCCATACTGCCAGTCACTTGTCGCATGGTGACGGCTGTCTGTACTCGTGAGGATACGGCATCGATTCGTGAGGCTAATCGTAGGAGGTTGAGGTTCTCGTTCTTCTTGCGGATCGCATTTTGGGCGTAGATTTTGGCGATGTCGGTGTGGTTTTGCTGGATGGCCTGACATCACATCAGCTTACATTTATTAAGCATCTATCTGCTGTAGTAGAGGCTGACCTTCTTCAGCTTGGCCTTCTCTGTCTGCTCATCTTTGCTCGCTTTCGCTGCCTGACGATTGAGTTGCTTCGCCGTGAACTGTTGTGTGTGTCAGTTGCGCTTCAGCTCGATAGAGTCAGATATGGCTACCTTTAGGTTGAAGAGGGCTTTCTCGAGGCCAGACATGGTGGAGAGTGGTATCAAATGTGAGTGTATGCACGAGAAGAGTGTCGCATGCAAGATACATGTACGCTGCGCCTAAAGTGCCGGGCCACGTGCGTCATCGTCACATGAAAGATCCCGAAGATCAGCCTGAATGCACCTAAAAGGGACCTTCCCTTGTCCTTTCTTCACAACACACCATTGCACTTCAGATTTCAGTCAACATCACCAGGCCGAACACGTTGGCCTTGCAGCATAATGCTCTGGTCTATTACACCTTGTCTATGGGCATGCCGGTCTCGATGTGTACCGCAGTCTTGCATCTCGAACATCGCAACACGTTGCTCCAGCTGTCTTGATGACTTCCACAACGAATCAGTGGGTGAGCACAGCTAAGATGATATCGAGCAGGTCTGAGTCGTCCTCATGTTTATCAGCGAAATGACTCTCCCACCGTACAGATTCTACCTACCGACCATAGTAACGAAGCCACTCTATCTTTCCAAATGACAGCGTCTATCGACAGCACGATCGCGTATTCGACAAGGA
Encoded here:
- a CDS encoding Vacuolar protein-sorting-associated protein 46, yielding MSGLEKALFNLKFTAKQLNRQAAKASKDEQTEKAKLKKAIQQNHTDIAKIYAQNAIRKKNENLNLLRLASRIDAVSSRVQTAVTMRQVTGSMANVVKGMDNAMRSMNLEQISAVMDRFETQFEDLDVATGYYENATSSATATATPQEDVDKLMGQVADEAGVELSQEMAGATPAQNIQQPAEEEREDKLGERLRALRS